A single region of the Lotus japonicus ecotype B-129 chromosome 4, LjGifu_v1.2 genome encodes:
- the LOC130714655 gene encoding cytochrome P450 71D11 has product MAPQIHDLLALFSFFLSMIVALMILRKNLKKPDSIPNIPPGPWKLPIIGSIPHLVGSPPHRKLRDLAKKYGPLMHLQLGEVIFIIVSSAEYAKEVMKTHDVTFASRPRSLFTDIVFYGSTDIGFSPYGDYWRQVRKICNVELLSMKRVQSLWPIREEEVKNLIQRIASEEGSVVNLSQAIDSLIFTITSRSAFGKRYMEQEEFISCVREVMKLAGGFNIADLFPSAKWLENLTRMRSKFEYLHQKMDRILETIIDDHKANSRTKEGQVEGGEEDLIDVLLKYENSSTDQDFHLTIRNIKAILFDIFIAGSETSATTINWTMAEMMKDPILLKKAQDEVREIFQRRGKVDETCIYELKYLKAFINEVLRLHPPGPLVFRECRQACEINGYHIPAKSTVLVNTFAIGTDSKYWAEPERFCPERFIDSSIDYKGTNFEHLPFGAGRRICPGINYGMANVELVLALLLYHFDWTLPKGIKNEDLDLTEEFGVTVSKKEDLCLIPSISHPLPST; this is encoded by the exons ATGGCTCCTCAAATTCATGATTTGTTAGCccttttctctttcttcctATCCATGATTGTTGCACTCATGATATTAAGGAAGAATCTTAAAAAACCTGACTCAATTCCTAATATACCACCAGGGCCATGGAAACTACCAATAATAGGAAGCATACCCCATCTCGTTGGTTCTCCACCACACAGAAAATTAAGAGATTTGGCCAAAAAATATGGCCCCTTGATGCACCTTCAACTTGGAGAGGTCATCTTCATCATTGTTTCCTCAGCAGAGTATGCTAAGGAAGTCATGAAAACCCATGATGTCACATTTGCATCCAGGCCTCGTTCTCTTTTCACAGATATAGTGTTTTATGGTTCCACAGACATAGGCTTTTCACCTTATGGTGATTACTGGAGACAAGTTCGAAAGATTTGCAATGTAGAGCTTCTAAGTATGAAACGTGTCCAGTCTTTATGGCCAATCAGGGAGGAAGAGGTGAAAAATCTAATCCAACGCATTGCATCAGAAGAAGGGTCCGTCGTCAATCTTTCTCAAGCTATTGATTCATTGATTTTCACAATCACTTCAAGGTCTGCTTTTGGCAAGAGATACATGGAGCAAGAAGAGTTCATATCATGCGTAAGAGAAGTTATGAAGCTAGCTGGAGGTTTCAACATAGCAGACTTGTTTCCTTCAGCTAAGTGGCTTGAGAACCTCACAAGGATGAGGTCTAAGTTTGAATATTTGCACCAAAAGATGGATAGAATATTGGAGACTATCATCGATGACCATAAGGCAAATTCAAGAACCAAAGAAGGCCAAGTTGAAGGAGGAGAGGAAGATCTGATTGATGTTCTCTTAAAATATGAGAATAGTAGCACTGACCAGGATTTTCACTTAACTATTAGAAACATCAAAGCAATACTCTTT GATATCTTCATTGCTGGAAGTGAGACATCAGCAACTACCATTAACTGGACAATGGCTGAGATGATGAAAGATCCTATACTACTGAAGAAAGCACAAGATGAAGTGAGAGAGATATTCCAaagaagaggaaaggttgatGAAACTTGCATTTATGAGCTCAAATACTTGAAAGCATTCATCAATGAGGTCCTCAGATTACACCCTCCTGGTCCTCTTGTATTCCGGGAATGTAGACAAGCTTGTGAGATTAATGGTTATCATATACCTGCAAAAAGCACGGTCTTAGTCAATACTTTTGCAATTGGAACAGATTCAAAATATTGGGCTGAACCAGAGAGGTTTTGTCCTGAAAGGTTTATTGATAGCTCTATTGACTACAAAGGAACTAATTTTGAGCATCTCCCATTTGGTGCTGGAAGGAGAATTTGCCCAGGGATAAATTATGGCATGGCAAATGTTGAATTGGTTCTTGCTTTGTTGTTGTATCACTTTGATTGGACACTTCCCAAGGGAATTAAAAATGAGGACTTAGACTTGACTGAGGAATTTGGAGTTACTGTGTCAAAGAAAGAAGATTTATGTTTGATTCCCTCAATTTCGCATCCATTGCCTTCAACTTAG
- the LOC130714654 gene encoding probably inactive leucine-rich repeat receptor-like protein kinase At5g48380, giving the protein MKGDIFFMTLLIYLLSISITSYCTDSDIFCLRSLNSLEDPNNYITSSWNFNNTEGFICRFNGVDCWPSYENSVLNLKLSNMGLKGQFPRGLENCSSLTGLDLSGNELSGPIPSDINELLPFVTSMDLSGNKFSGEIPRTLAKLTYLNTLKLDNNKLTGQIPTELGLLPRIKSISFSNNHLSGPVPWFPQRVLTDFANNSGLCGAPLSPCSDDKSNEFHQSFKTGIIVGYAFSVMVSVIVVFISYSNRAPSVKFKQEVNSNVKRAMELGKYIFSITRRGALRIMDQMSELSPLQQLECGSNEISVLLERFTSTLRVEELHDATACFAMDNAIGVGKMGIMYQGRLPYGQIIAVKKLQDSQLFTRQFLSEIMILGKHKHQNIVPLLGFCIEREEKILAYPYMSNGRLSKWLHPLESEVVRLKWPERVNIALGIARGLSWLHHNCNLHIVHFNICSECILLDENFEPKISNFGEAKFMDLNIENDLGIVFNVKDGKKDVYDFGSVLFELITGKTYDELNCSSGTSNLCGNPSNFYSAIDKCLIEVGHANDVCTLLKIACECVQPLPDQRPTMLEVYNKMGNIWKELQGCIDESDTPKGSETASTISTDEITQL; this is encoded by the exons ATGAAAGGGGATATTTTCTTTATGACCTTGTTGATTTATTTGCTCAGTATCTCAATTACAAGTTATTGTACCGATTCAGATATCTTCTGTTTAAGATCCCTTAATTCCTTGGAAGACCCGAATAATTACATAACCTCAAGCTGGAACTTCAACAACACCGAAGGTTTCATATGTAGATTCAATGGGGTTGATTGCTGGCCTTCTTATGAGAACAGTGTACTCAATCTCAAGCTATCCAATATGGGACTGAAGGGTCAGTTTCCTCGGGGCCTTGAGAATTGCTCATCATTGACAGGTTTAGACCTTTCTGGCAATGAACTCTCTGGACCCATCCCATCTGACATTAATGAATTACTTCCATTTGTTACAAGCATGGATCTCTCTGGTAACAAATTCAGTGGAGAAATTCCCAGAACTTTAGCAAAGTTGACTTACCTAAATACTCTTAAACTTGATAACAACAAGTTAACTGGTCAAATCCCAACAGAATTGGGATTGCTTCCCAGGATTAAATCAATTTCATTTTCTAACAATCATTTGTCAGGGCCAGTGCCTTGGTTCCCCCAAAGGGTGTTGACTGATTTTGCAAACAACAGTGGACTTTGTGGCGCGCCTTTGTCACCTTGCTCTGATGACAAGTCCAATGAATTTCATCAATCATTCAAGACTGGTATTATTGTTGGTTATGCTTTTTCAGTGATGGTTTCTGTGATTGTTGTTTTCATATCCTACTCCAACCGTGCACCTAGTGTGAAATTTAAGCAGGAAGTAAACAGCAACGTAAAAAGAGCTATGGAGCTTGGCAAATATATTTTCTCCATCACAAGGAGGGGAGCACTAAGGATCATGGATCAGATGAGTGAACTGTCACCTCTGCAGCAGCTAGAATGTGGAAGCAATGAG ATCTCAGTCCTATTGGAAAGATTTACTTCCACATTGAGGGTTGAAGAACTGCATGATGCAACAGCCTGTTTTGCTATGGACAATGCCATTGGGGTAGGAAAGATGGGAATAATGTACCAAGGAAGGCTACCTTATGGCCAGATCATAGCTGTTAAGAAACTACAAGACTCTCAGCTTTTTACAAGGCAATTCCTTTCAGAAATAATGATTTTGGGAAAGCACAAACACCAAAATATAGTTCCCTTGCTTGGGTTCTGCATTGAAAGAGAGGAAAAGATTTTGGCATACCCTTACATGTCAAATGGAAGGCTTTCCAAATGGTTGCATCCTTTAGAAAGTGAAGTTGTGAGGTTGAAATGGCCAGAGAGGGTCAACATTGCACTTGGGATAGCAAGAGGGCTATCATGGCTCCATCACAACTGCAATTTGCATATAGTCCATTTTAACATATGTTCAGAGTGCATATTGCTAGATGAGAATTTTGAGCCCAAAATATCCAATTTTGGAGAGGCCAAATTTATGGATCTCAACATTGAGAATGATCTAGGCATTGTGTTTAATGTAAAGGATGGGAAGAAGGATGTTTATGACTTTGGAAGTGTGCTTTTTGAACTGATTACAGGGAAAACTTATGACGAACTGAACTGTTCATCCGGCACTAGTAACCTATGTGGCAACCCTTCAAATTTTTATAGTGCAATCGATAAATGTCTGATTGAGGTAGGACATGCAAATGATGTCTGTACTCTCCTCAAAATTGCTTGTGAGTGTGTTCAACCTTTACCGGATCAAAGACCAACAATGCTTGAAGTTTACAACAAAATGGGCAATATATGGAAGGAATTACAAGGATGCATTGATGAATCTGATACTCCCAAGGGATCAGAAACTGCTTCTACTATTAGTACAGATGAAATCACTCAGTTATAA